A stretch of bacterium DNA encodes these proteins:
- a CDS encoding HigA family addiction module antidote protein, protein MVTKKMHSDLPIPPGEYLQEVLEELGLSQTELSRRIGRSIQRVNEIIKGTKPITSEIAIQLEMVMGVSAKIWTGLESEYRKIKEKRIIL, encoded by the coding sequence ATGGTGACTAAAAAAATGCATTCCGACCTTCCGATTCCACCGGGAGAATATTTGCAGGAAGTCTTGGAAGAACTCGGACTAAGTCAAACCGAACTGAGCCGGCGTATTGGCCGTTCAATTCAGAGGGTCAATGAGATTATCAAAGGAACCAAGCCCATTACGTCGGAAATTGCCATTCAGTTGGAAATGGTGATGGGTGTTTCAGCCAAAATCTGGACAGGACTGGAATCGGAATATCGGAAAATTAAAGAGAAAAGGATAATTTTATAG
- a CDS encoding ATP-binding protein yields MLLEFSVQNYLSFKEKQTLSMVASPKAERLEKNTFKTGIKKMPRALRSAVIYGPNASGKSNFLDAIQFMRSRVLKSSKESQAGEDIPTIPFLFDSHTTKKPGEFEIHFIKNNVRYQYGFSVSTEKVMSEWLMAYPAGRQQLWFERKYDSAQKVDVYNYGPYFKGQRKVWEESTRKNALFLSTAVQLNSAQLQPIYQWFKDLVTRSFGNAISGNFSAKYSQTNEGKKKLLRFLKKADNSIENIKVKTVKMNEKEIPEYWPDEMKKRFLKRDRYDIYMIHHRSDDEKEVALEYEYESEGTRRLFSIAGPLVEILEKGKIVFIDELNKSMHPLMVKFLIEQFHSSQNKTSHAQIIFTTHDTSLLETDIMRRDQIWFTEKNKENASELYPLTDFSPRAEASLEKSYLKGRYGALPLIDEDDD; encoded by the coding sequence ATGCTTTTGGAATTTAGTGTCCAAAATTATTTGTCATTTAAAGAGAAGCAGACCTTAAGTATGGTAGCCAGTCCCAAGGCTGAGCGACTTGAAAAAAATACTTTCAAAACAGGTATCAAAAAAATGCCTAGGGCATTGCGTTCAGCTGTTATTTATGGTCCCAATGCAAGTGGGAAGAGTAATTTTTTAGATGCTATTCAATTTATGCGTTCGCGCGTGTTGAAATCATCGAAAGAATCACAAGCTGGCGAAGATATTCCTACAATTCCTTTTCTTTTTGACAGTCATACAACTAAAAAGCCTGGTGAATTTGAAATACACTTTATTAAAAATAATGTCCGGTACCAATATGGTTTTTCTGTGAGTACTGAAAAAGTCATGAGTGAATGGTTGATGGCTTATCCGGCGGGAAGGCAGCAACTTTGGTTTGAAAGGAAATATGATAGTGCTCAAAAAGTGGATGTGTACAATTATGGTCCCTATTTTAAAGGGCAACGAAAAGTTTGGGAAGAGAGTACCAGAAAAAACGCCTTGTTTTTATCAACCGCAGTCCAGTTAAACAGTGCGCAATTACAACCGATTTATCAATGGTTTAAAGATCTTGTTACCAGATCATTTGGAAACGCTATTTCGGGAAATTTTTCCGCGAAATATTCACAGACAAATGAAGGAAAAAAAAAGTTGCTTCGTTTTTTGAAAAAAGCTGATAATAGTATTGAAAATATTAAAGTTAAAACAGTGAAGATGAATGAAAAAGAAATCCCTGAATATTGGCCGGATGAAATGAAAAAGCGGTTTTTGAAAAGAGATCGCTATGATATTTATATGATTCATCATCGTAGTGATGATGAAAAAGAAGTGGCGCTTGAATATGAATATGAGTCTGAAGGTACACGCAGACTTTTTTCTATTGCCGGTCCCTTGGTCGAAATTTTGGAAAAGGGAAAAATTGTCTTTATTGATGAACTGAATAAAAGCATGCATCCACTCATGGTGAAATTTTTAATTGAACAATTTCATAGTTCGCAAAACAAGACATCCCATGCGCAAATTATTTTCACAACCCATGATACATCACTTCTGGAAACAGACATCATGCGGCGTGATCAGATTTGGTTTACTGAGAAAAACAAGGAAAATGCATCTGAACTTTATCCATTGACTGACTTTTCTCCCAGAGCAGAAGCATCCCTGGAAAAGAGTTATCTCAAAGGTCGTTATGGTGCGTTGCCGCTTATTGACGAGGATGATGATTAA
- a CDS encoding RloB family protein, translating into MAPDQLHHKWRIKKEEELVRREAVRAVYDIILIVCEGETEREYFKFIRKHLNLSSRYMKISEDEHGSDPMSVVNHAIAKLEKDPDYDRVYCVMDRDKHTTFNDAMRKIRDSKFTNKLIPVVSVPCFEFWMLLHFKYTTKPFCTAGQASNCRKVIHELHKHMPEYQKAKKENFAAIWDKRDKAIKGAKQISKYHETSGTDNPSSDMYKVVEDLEKMSK; encoded by the coding sequence ATGGCACCGGATCAATTGCACCATAAATGGCGGATAAAAAAAGAAGAAGAGCTGGTTCGCCGCGAAGCTGTACGCGCAGTTTATGATATTATCCTCATCGTTTGTGAGGGGGAAACTGAAAGAGAATATTTTAAATTCATTAGAAAGCATCTGAACCTGAGTTCGCGGTATATGAAAATTTCCGAGGATGAGCATGGTTCTGATCCTATGAGCGTGGTCAATCATGCGATTGCAAAATTAGAAAAAGACCCGGATTATGACCGGGTTTACTGTGTGATGGATCGTGATAAGCATACGACATTTAATGATGCGATGCGAAAAATCAGAGATAGCAAATTTACAAATAAACTTATCCCGGTTGTGTCGGTACCGTGTTTTGAATTCTGGATGCTGTTGCATTTTAAATATACGACGAAGCCCTTTTGTACGGCAGGGCAAGCTTCGAATTGTCGTAAAGTGATTCATGAGTTGCATAAGCATATGCCGGAATATCAAAAAGCAAAAAAAGAAAATTTTGCTGCAATTTGGGATAAACGAGACAAAGCTATTAAAGGGGCGAAACAGATTTCAAAATATCATGAAACATCAGGTACAGATAACCCGTCGTCTGATATGTATAAGGTTGTGGAGGACTTGGAGAAGATGAGTAAGTAG